The genome window TGCAAGCCGGTTCACTACACCAAGACGGTTCGCGTCCCCCGCTGCGTCGCGACGCAGGTGCCCTACACGGTCACCCGCTGCGTGCCGCGGACGATCTGCCGCGAGGTTCCCGTCCAGGTGTGCTGCCCGGTGCCGTGCTGCAACTAAGCGGCCGGGAATAGAGGACTGACACGGTGGGGCCTGGTCCCACTTGCGACGGCGGCCCGATCTCCTCGGAGGTCGGGTCGCCGTTTTTTTGTTGGCGGGGCGGGCTACTTGCCGCGTCGCGGATACGGGCCGAGGAATCGCTCGCCGTCGAAGTGGATCATGTGATCGGGGAATTGGGCGATCCAAACCTCCGACTCCCAAACCACGTCGGCGGCGTACTTCTTAAAGGCCCCGAAATCGAGGAACGCCGTCACATACACGCGGCCGGCGGGACAACCCGTCAACATTGCCTCAAGCTCGGCATGCCGCTTGGCCGAAACCGGCCCATGCGAAGTGACGGCCTCAATCAGGAAGAGCCAATTGCGGTCCCGTTCGTACAAAACCACGTCCGGCAACTTGTCGTGGTTCCATTCCGGGATGCCGAGTTCCTTCAGCAGTTGAGCGTCCAGAACCAGTCGCTTGTCCGCCGTGTCGCCCAGGTACGCCACGACGGCGTTGGGCGCGAAGCGAGCGGCGAACTCGGTTACGATCAACCTTTGCAATTCGTTGTGGACTCCCGGCGAGAGTTCCACTTGCGAACCATCGGGCAAAGTGACGGGAACCTTGACGAGATTCCTCGCGCGGGAGTACGCGGCGGCCAGGCTTCCGTGTTGCGCAACGAACTTCGCGCACGTTGTCGCGAAGTTTTTGCGACCAAAGCACTTCAGGACTTCAGCGGCCGTCGCCGTAAGCTGATAGACCGTGTCGCCGCTGTTCGTCGGCCGGGTGGGAACGTCCGGGTTCCGGTCGATCAGGCGGGCCTGCTCGAATTGATGAATCGTCTGGCGGCGGATCGTCTCGCGGCTATTGGCCGCGTAGTCCTTGCCATAATGTTCGCGCATCCAACCCATGATGTCCCAGATGCGCAACAGCGGGCGCGAGACCCGCGACCAAGCGTCCGCCTCGCTCAAACCGGCCAGCGCCAACAGGGTCAAAGTCGATCGTTCGTTCTGCTGTTGTTTTGGCAGTCCCAGGCTCCTGACGATTTCCAGGGCGTCTTCGCGCTTGCTCATCAGGCCGCCTCCACAAGCTGCTCGATCAGCCGCGGATCCAGGCCCATCGCACGGCCGACGACGCTCTCCACCAGACTGCAATCCTGGTTCTTGATCTGCTCGATTTCCTCACCGAGCCTGTCTAGGGTCCGCGCATCCGGCATGGGCAAACCGCGGATCTCCGTGGCGTTCACCTGCGTGTTGCCGCTGATCGCGCGAAAGTATCGGTCGACGAGGGCGGAATTGAAGTAGGCGGCCAGGCCAAACGCCTCCGCCCGCGACAGGTCCGCATTTTGGCGATACACGTAATTCAGGTGGTTCTCCAAGCCGAGCCATTCCGAATACGAGTCCGCGGCGGTTACGATGCCAGCCACGAGCCGCCTCTTTTCCTCTTTGGCCGTGAAGCGCTTGAGGAGCACGTACGTTCTGGCGGGAACCAGCAGCCGGCGAGACGCGGCGCTGACGACGATGTGCGTCGGCTTGCCGTTCTTGGGCGGAAACCGCGTCACAAACGGACGGACGTTGTGCATCCACAGCAGCGGCGCGGTGTTCGCCGACGGTTCGTCGCGAAGGAACTCGGTGGACCGAAATGTGACGACCGGTCCCGTCGAAATCTCCAACCCAAGGTCTCGAAAGCGTTGGGGAAGCGCATCCATCGCCGCAACGACCTCGCACTCCAGATGATTGGTGGTCAGGCGAACCACTCTATCGCCGTTGACGTCGATGAGTTTGCCGTAGGGGACCGTCTGTTGGCCTGCATCGAAAAGATCCCGCCCTCGACTGGTCGTGAGAGCTACGTCCTTTTGCTCTCCGTGTTTTTCCGCAAGCAGGATGACGTTCTCTTGCAGAACGGCGTCCTCCCGAAATGCCTCGGTGCGCGAATCGAAGACGTGGATGTGCCGTGCCGTCAATTGGTCGAAGAAGTATTTCCTGAATCGCTTGAAGTAAGGCCCGTTGAAGTAACTCCTGGGGGTAATCGCGACAAATTGGCCGCCGGGAAGCAGCATGTCCGCAGCGGCCGCCATGAACAGCGCGTAAATATTCGGCTGGCCGTGCACGACGTGGCTCATCGCGCGTGCCTGGACGGAGTCCTTGCGGAGCTTGAAGTACGGCGGATTGAGAATAGCCACTTGAAACGAGGGCGAACGATCGTCGCCAAACAACGGGGTGCTCGCATTCGCAAGAATGAAATCTTCCTCGCGAAGGACGTACTCCAATTCATGCCCAACGTCGCGCAGTGTCTTTCCGCAGCGCGCCATGGTCTGGCGAATGTAGGGCCCAAGGTGCCGATCGTTCTCCCAAAGTTCGATGAACAGGCGGCGGGGCGCGGATTCCTTCAGAACTCGCTCGCAAACCGCCGCGGACAATACCCCCACGCCGGCGCCCGGATCGAGAACCCGGATCGTTCCGGCGGGGAGCGGGAACATCCCCGCCATGAAGCGCGCAATGGCGCTGGGCGTGCCGAAGTGGCCGCGTTCCTTCCGCTCCTCCGCGGAGGTCGAATCGTCGAATGCGCGCTGTCGTTCGGCGGCGTATTCGGCCAGTTCAGCCATCTGTCCGGCCCCAGCTCCGAGGTTCCTCGGCCGGCGCAATGAAGCATGCCGCCAGCCCAACCGCCATGATGGTAGAGGATGCCGGCGGGAGGGGCTAGCCGCCGGGTGGCTGGCGTGGCGTGGAGTCGATGCTCGCCAGCATCGTCCGAAAATTCAGCGCATCGGCCGGATCGAGGGCCAGCAGGCGCTCGGCGATTTCGCGGGCCTTGTCGGGTTGGCCGAGCTGCTGGAAGCTCCAGGCCAGGCCCTTGCCGGCCTGAAAGAAGCCCTGGTTGGCGGGGCGCTGGTAGAGGAGCGGTCCGGGGTCGCCCGCTTGGGCCAGCGCATCGACGCCCAGTTGAAAGGCGTAGCCGAA of Planctomycetia bacterium contains these proteins:
- a CDS encoding BsuBI/PstI family type II restriction endonuclease, with the translated sequence MSKREDALEIVRSLGLPKQQQNERSTLTLLALAGLSEADAWSRVSRPLLRIWDIMGWMREHYGKDYAANSRETIRRQTIHQFEQARLIDRNPDVPTRPTNSGDTVYQLTATAAEVLKCFGRKNFATTCAKFVAQHGSLAAAYSRARNLVKVPVTLPDGSQVELSPGVHNELQRLIVTEFAARFAPNAVVAYLGDTADKRLVLDAQLLKELGIPEWNHDKLPDVVLYERDRNWLFLIEAVTSHGPVSAKRHAELEAMLTGCPAGRVYVTAFLDFGAFKKYAADVVWESEVWIAQFPDHMIHFDGERFLGPYPRRGK
- a CDS encoding tetratricopeptide repeat protein, with product AREELRWLLEGCRDLLAAHRLLGEIALEEGDAKLARAHFGYAFQLGVDALAQAGDPGPLLYQRPANQGFFQAGKGLAWSFQQLGQPDKAREIAERLLALDPADALNFRTMLASIDSTPRQPPGG
- a CDS encoding Eco57I restriction-modification methylase domain-containing protein, whose translation is MAELAEYAAERQRAFDDSTSAEERKERGHFGTPSAIARFMAGMFPLPAGTIRVLDPGAGVGVLSAAVCERVLKESAPRRLFIELWENDRHLGPYIRQTMARCGKTLRDVGHELEYVLREEDFILANASTPLFGDDRSPSFQVAILNPPYFKLRKDSVQARAMSHVVHGQPNIYALFMAAAADMLLPGGQFVAITPRSYFNGPYFKRFRKYFFDQLTARHIHVFDSRTEAFREDAVLQENVILLAEKHGEQKDVALTTSRGRDLFDAGQQTVPYGKLIDVNGDRVVRLTTNHLECEVVAAMDALPQRFRDLGLEISTGPVVTFRSTEFLRDEPSANTAPLLWMHNVRPFVTRFPPKNGKPTHIVVSAASRRLLVPARTYVLLKRFTAKEEKRRLVAGIVTAADSYSEWLGLENHLNYVYRQNADLSRAEAFGLAAYFNSALVDRYFRAISGNTQVNATEIRGLPMPDARTLDRLGEEIEQIKNQDCSLVESVVGRAMGLDPRLIEQLVEAA